From Zea mays cultivar B73 chromosome 3, Zm-B73-REFERENCE-NAM-5.0, whole genome shotgun sequence:
ACTGCCTGCTGCCTGCCCGCCCCAATACACCCAACCAGATTTCAATTCACTTCTTGGAAGCTGCTGCTTCGAGCTTTTGAGTAGCACCCCTGCTTACAGACATTTCATATCCATATATATGCTCCTCGTCCTGGATCTCCTTGCCGGCATTATATTGCCCCCCACACCACCCCCGACTCCCCACGACCATTAATCTGAAGTCTATATTTCACATTGTCACGACTATATTTTGTTCCAATTTGTTTCCTTAATTTGCATCAGTTTTATATGTTATATTGATAGGTAGCACATCTATATAAGTCCATGATTAAAATTTATGTTTCTAGATAATGGGTTCTTGGGAGGAGAATGTTAGGCAATTTTTGTTggaggaggaggaagatgatgatgaactaTTCTTTGTTATTCTCCCTGCTATAATCCCATACCTCTCGGAAGAGAAAAGACCCATCCACACATCCTCCCTCACCGGTGCTAAAAAGGTTAAAGAAATTCTTGAAGGGCATGAGAGCTGGTGCAAATCTGAGTTTAGAATGGAAAAGGAAATATTCAAAGCCACGTCAAATTTTCTTAGAAGGGAGAATTTACTACGTGACACACGAGGAGTTAGTGTTGAGAAGCAACTTGGGATGTTCATGTATATGATCTCCCACAACGCCAGTAACCAAATGCTACAAAAGGCTTTTCAACACAGTGGAGAGACTATCCATCGAAAAATATCTGAAGTTTTTGAGATAGTTCCCATACTAACTCAACGATTTGTGAAGCTTCCTAGCTCAGTTCAAACTCATGCTAGGATTGCAACAGATTCTAGGTTCATGCCCTTTTTTCAGGTGAGCTACAACTGCAAACACACAATTATCCTATGCTAATTGCCACATGTCCTCAACATATTTTCATATTTGTTCCTTTAATGCAGAATTGCCTTGGTGCCATTGACGGCACACATGTATCCATCACTATCGCAGAAGATAGGGCCCCTCCAtatagaaatagaaaaggaactcTTTCACACAATGTTATGGTAGTCTGCGACTTTGATCTCAATTTTACATTTGTCTCGTGTGGATGGGAAGGGTCGGCATCAGACGCAGGGGTGCTTCGATCTGCTATTAGCAAAAGATTTAGTGTGCCAGAAGGAAAGTTTTATCTTGTAGATGGTGGGTATGCAAATACACCATCATACATTGCACCATACAGAGGTGTTCGATACCATCTCAGTCAATTTAGGAGGAGTCGTTCATCACAAAGTGGTTATGCAAACTACAAAGAGTTATTCAATCATCGCCATGCAATTCTCCGCAACCATATAGAGAGGGCCATTGGTGTTCTTAAGAAAAGGTTCCCAATTCTAAAAGTAGACACATTCCATCCCATAGAAAATCAAATCAAGATCGCAGCTGCAGCCATTACATTTCACAACATAATTAGAGGGCAAAATGGTGATGAAGGATGGCTGGACAACCAACTAGATTATATATCTCCAAGCCATTACATTGGTGTTACTTGGTACTTGCAGAGTGCTGAGTGGAAGCAACATATGAAGCTGACACGGAAAAGGAAAATGGATGATCTCCTTGGTTATGTTTCCCTGTCTTGTGCATGCTGCATTTCCTGCTACCGTGAAGACCGGGGTCCAGGAGAGTAGGAGACTGAAAGCACTGTCGAGAAGACTGAAATTATCACATTGACATGAAGACCAAAGCCAtctcttacctacttatctttgtAGCTTACGTTTCTATTTTATTCTGTCATGAAAACTAAAGTCTTATGTATGGTCATTATGTACTATTTTGGTTCTGAAAATATTTGTTTATGTTATGAAAACTATTGGTTGAAAGAATGGTGATTACGGTTTTGGCTTGAAGGTTCAGAAGTGAATTTGGCTACCAATTCGGGACAGATGGTAATTGGTTACCTGCTGTCCGTATGCTAGCTATTTGAACGTATGCTAGCTATTTGAACTTATACTTTGCGTGAATTATATCTAGTGCAGTTTTCTTGGATTTTTAGTGAGATTTCATTGTGTTTCTAATTTGTCTAaatatttcttattttctttGATTTTTTCTGATTTTAAAGCGTTTTTTACTCAAGAGGGGTATTTAGCCACTTGGTTGCCAAACGGTGGTGGGAAAGTATACTCGTGGGGAAAATCCTCCTAGGGAATTAAAGTGCCATTTAGAATCCCTTTGGTGGAATGCTTCCCTAGATTTTTTATCCTCttgttgccaaactagccctaaatgtCATTCACAAAAGTTTAACCCTAGGGACACCCTCCACATGAACCTTGCGTTGTGATAAATGTTGTCTAGTAAAAGTTTCACCAGCAGCAAATACAAGTGCAGATCATTCAGAACTTCTAGTTCCCCCGACAAAGAATTACTATCCCTACATAATCCACATCACCTCGTCACTTGAAAGTTGAAATATTATGCCAGATCCGGGACATGTAAACTCGAACACTAGCTTCCATGATGTAGAGTTAACTACTCCTGCTGTTTCAAAATAGTAGTAGTTTTAGTTCTAAATTTGTATGTCTATATTCATATAGATGATAACGAATCTAGACACGTATATAGAACAGATACATtaattattatatgaatctaCTAAAAGGgaaaaacgaattttaatttgagATGGAGGGAGTACATCTCTTGGTAAATTCGATTGTGCAGGTTCAATTATTTTAGAAGATAGAAAAACGAATTACAGAAGAATGCTAAGGAATATGGTTAGTCTAAGTAAAAGTTTTCAAAAAATTATGCGCGTGTTATCTAAATCACCAAAGAGGATGTCACTCAACATAACTTAAATGGCCACCAGTCCACAACTCAAGCACCTACTAACACAAGTGCCAATGCGGCTTTACTACGTCTGAATCCACAGCTAATATATGTATCAGTCATTCAGACTTGTTACTACATCTGAATCCACAGCTAATATATGCATCAGTTATTCAGTTCTATAGATTTGATAGAAGTATCGAACCGATTTGAGTTTGATGTACACTCATATGGGAGACATATGCGTGCATATCACGATAGTAATCGAGGCTTACCAGATGgctggtgaggatgaccctggcgcCGTTGCTAATGAGGTGCTTGATGGTTGGGATGGCGGCGCGGACGCGGGTGTCATCGGTGATGTTCTGGCTGTCGTCGAGGGGAACGTTGAGGTCGGCGCGCACGAGCACGCGTTTCCCCTCGAGGTCCGCTGCGGTGAGATCGCCCACGCTCTTCTTGGTCATCGTCGCCGCGGCGCGCGTCCCACGCCCGGTCGACGACGCAGAGCGGCAGCGCAAAGCAACGTGGATCGCCAGCCTCGGGTCAGCGCCAGCCCTCAGGCAATCGGAGCCCAGCGACCGCTCCGGCGGGCATACGGTGGCGAGACCCGCTCGGCGTAACATTAACATCGCCGCGGGGCCGGTTGAATTCACGGGGCGGCGGGCTGCTGGGTGAGCCAGGGAAAAAGAGGCCGGCACTAACGCCGACGCCATTGACAAGGCTGTGGCAGGCGTGAAGCTGGAAGGAGGGTTTTGCGGAGACAGTGAAATGCCGTGAACGAAGGTGAAGGGATCTTCGCTGATCGCCGCCGCGTAAATGTTTCACCAACTGCGAAAAAGGCAGACAGTTTTTTTTTCATTTTTACCCTTTTTCGTTAAAAATTTACTTAGAAGGCTTAATTTCGTTTTTGGGTTTTTGCTCGGCGCTACAAGCTTGGTCGTTCGGTGTGGCCTACAATATTTTATTTCTATGGATTGTAGTTGTAGTAGTCTGTAGGCAGCCGAACAAACTAGCACCGAGCCTTCGTGGCACCTAGCTCATGACGTCGAGCTCGCAAAAAATACAATAATAACCATTTAAAATTTAATATCATTCTATTGTTTCATGTCTTAACAATAGGTATCACCAGATTTCAGTCGAGCCTAAAACAGGCCGCAACACAGGGTGTGGCCGCGAAGAGCGGCCCAAAAGAGCAGAAGGGTGTTTCCCGCGCGAGAACATCTCGAGATAGTCAGCCATAAAATTAGCGCTAATAAGTTAGCTTAAGAATAGAAGATAAAGTTTGTCTGTTACACTAGGGTTGGAGAGTCCCCTGGACGGTAAATATGTATTCGTCATTAGGGTGATCGTAAACCAT
This genomic window contains:
- the LOC100381556 gene encoding uncharacterized protein isoform X1, translating into MGSWEENVRQFLLEEEEDDDELFFVILPAIIPYLSEEKRPIHTSSLTGAKKVKEILEGHESWCKSEFRMEKEIFKATSNFLRRENLLRDTRGVSVEKQLGMFMYMISHNASNQMLQKAFQHSGETIHRKISEVFEIVPILTQRFVKLPSSVQTHARIATDSRFMPFFQNCLGAIDGTHVSITIAEDRAPPYRNRKGTLSHNVMVVCDFDLNFTFVSCGWEGSASDAGVLRSAISKRFSVPEGKFYLVDGGYANTPSYIAPYRGVRYHLSQFRRSRSSQSGYANYKELFNHRHAILRNHIERAIGVLKKRFPILKVDTFHPIENQIKIAAAAITFHNIIRGQNGDEGWLDNQLDYISPSHYIGVTWYLQSAEWKQHMKLTRKRKMDDLLGYVSLSCACCISCYREDRGPGE